In the Candidatus Margulisiibacteriota bacterium genome, one interval contains:
- a CDS encoding YibE/F family protein: MLKKIFIISLFCGLLAPISVWAQDNTAADKIFKAGVSEVTSQQVINLPDGTSGTQQDLKLTGTENEFKNKEIFIKGVGDQTANINNIYRVGDEVLVTASKDEQGNDKYYITDYVRTKSILWLFLVFVVAIVAVGRWKGLRSIISLALTFLVMIKYIVPQILDGADPIIVTIIGSLAILVVIIYLTEGLTMNANISVASIFISLLLTVALSWLFVHLARLSGMGNEEASFIANLGTAKLNLQGILLAGIIIGTLGVLDDVVISQVASVEELDKANSGLTRKEIFSKAHRVGVAHISSMTNTLFLAYAGASLPLMILFVSGQSAFASWDIAINNELLATEIVRSLAGSIGLILAVPISTILAVLWVKRKK, from the coding sequence ATGCTGAAAAAAATTTTTATAATTAGTTTGTTTTGTGGTTTATTGGCTCCAATTTCCGTATGGGCCCAGGACAATACCGCCGCTGATAAAATTTTCAAGGCTGGTGTGTCAGAGGTGACGTCCCAGCAGGTAATTAATTTGCCGGATGGCACCAGCGGTACGCAACAAGATCTGAAACTTACGGGCACGGAAAATGAATTTAAAAATAAAGAGATTTTTATCAAGGGCGTGGGCGACCAGACGGCAAATATTAACAATATCTATCGGGTCGGCGATGAGGTGCTGGTTACAGCCTCAAAAGACGAACAGGGGAATGATAAGTATTATATTACTGATTATGTACGCACCAAAAGCATCTTATGGCTGTTTTTGGTTTTCGTCGTTGCTATCGTTGCGGTCGGCCGCTGGAAAGGTTTGCGTTCCATCATCTCGTTGGCGCTGACTTTTTTAGTGATGATTAAATATATCGTGCCGCAGATTCTGGACGGCGCCGATCCGATTATCGTAACGATTATAGGTTCACTTGCAATTCTGGTGGTGATTATCTATCTGACGGAAGGACTTACGATGAATGCCAATATTTCGGTGGCAAGTATTTTCATCAGCTTATTGTTGACCGTTGCCTTGTCCTGGCTATTTGTCCATTTAGCGAGACTTTCCGGCATGGGGAACGAAGAGGCTTCGTTTATTGCAAACTTGGGTACGGCTAAATTGAATTTACAAGGCATATTGCTCGCCGGTATCATTATCGGCACTTTGGGCGTGCTGGATGATGTGGTAATTTCACAAGTCGCCTCGGTGGAAGAATTGGATAAAGCAAATTCCGGCCTGACGCGCAAAGAAATTTTTAGCAAAGCTCATCGTGTCGGGGTGGCACACATCAGCTCAATGACCAATACCCTGTTCCTGGCTTATGCCGGCGCTTCTTTGCCCTTGATGATTCTTTTTGTCAGCGGCCAGAGCGCTTTTGCCAGCTGGGATATCGCAATTAACAATGAACTTTTAGCAACCGAGATTGTACGCTCGCTCGCCGGTTCAATCGGCTTAATACTGGCGGTGCCGATCTCAACGATTTTGGCCGTGCTTTGGGTAAAGCGAAAAAAATAA